The genome window GCCTAAAACCGGACTTGGAAAAACATTCATTTATATATCATTGATTGACTCCAAATTATAGTAGATAACTCATTGTCTTCCCattaaacataatttcattcaaTTTCCTTCTACTTGAAAATGCATGATTCCACTGGTTTGTCCCTtgtcttttcttcattttcaacgGCAATTCGACTAATGCCTTTCCGCATTtgatttgaatttattttcgAATAACAACCTCTTTCTGCAAAACAGTTAAATTCCGTATCAAAATCAAGTAAAACTCACCTTCTAGATTCCACAAGAAGAGCACGCTGTTCTGGACTCTTTTCTGAGTTTACATCTATCTCGCTAGCGGTGTAACTGCGTGAAACATTAAGAATAATTATACAAGTTAAGATTGAGGGCCTCCAACACTAGATGTAATgcaaactaaacaaaacaaaaatatcttcTGGATGATATCACATAAATAGTGCAGACAAATAAAAGACTGGAATTGATTGTGTACATCctccaacaaaatttacctgGAAGGAAGAACAGCTTGAGGAACAAAAGGAGCATATGCTGTTTCCCTCTCAGCTGCAAGTCGTTGAGCCTTCTGAAATTCTTTCAGCACTGCTTGAAAATCTTTTGCAAGCTTAGCATCTGTAATCTTCTTGCTTGCCTGCAATTAAGTTGAAGACATCCAAGATCATCACAccaaaaagtttgaattttcaaagACTGAACCTATCGTTTGCACAATTGTCAAGGAATAAATGTTCATATTTGTAATAAATACCATAGACATGCTCTCTAattttgggtgtgtgtgtgtgtctgtgtgagGGACAGATGGAAGAAGAAGGGGTGAAAGTGACAGACTTACATTAACTTCAGTATGATGATCTCTTTCGCTGACTTGTTTAAGTTTTTCTGAAGTATCCTTCACCAATTGCCCAATATGTAGTCTCGTCTTGTGCCTGCAATCAGGAAAAGTCAATACGGGGAGCATTAGACAATGGAATTTATCATGCAAGCAGTATTTTGCTGAAACCTTTCACAAGAAAAGAGAATGAATAATGACCAGAAATGACATTTTACAACTTGAAAGAAGTAATCGTTGTTGCTATCCAGGATGTCGCTCTTCCTTATGATCGGGTCACAATCAAGTTGTACAGCAGCCCTTAAgctattttttcttaaatatttcaaattttaagtaAATCCTACATGCACCCCGAAAACGATAGCGAAACAGATAATCCTAATCCATGGAATTACACAGCATCCAGAAACCCATAATTTTAAACAATCAAATCCAGCTTATTATTATAATACTCACAATTAATTCAACCTTGATAACACAAAATCATCAATAACTCAATCATGGAACAGAAAATCAAAACCCCACAATTCAAACAGAATTCAAGAAACAATACAAAATTGACAcatgaaagtgaagaaacaaCTCACAGCTTTTCGCGGAGCTCCGGCGTGTCTTTGGGGGTGCCGATGGTGTTGACGAGCCTCTGGAAGGTGGATACGGCGGTGTTGATCTGGAAAATGCCGGAGGCCACAGCTTGGGTGGGATCCTGCTTTCCAGTGCCGAGGTCTCCTCGCCGGGAATAATTGGAGCCCCGACCCGCTTCCAGATCCCGAAAGCTCATCTTGTTGTTTCCCTCCCAAACCCTAGCCCTTACTTTCCCGAGAAAATCCCGACGCGAATTTCGAGGACGTAGAAGGAAAGTTGGTGTTTGGGTACAGGGATCTTCAAGGACCTCGATGCGAATTGAGAATTGGGGCGAAAAGGGCAGCTACGCACCAGGAGATTTttggggagggagggagagaaagaggagagagagagagagagagagagaaggtatTTTTGACGCGGTGAGGTGGTTTTTCCTGGTGGAGCTATGGAAGGGAAGCCGGTGCCGGCACGTTGATTGTACTACACGTGGGTGGCGCtgataggtcaagcttttgaaGGGACGCTGA of Malus sylvestris chromosome 6, drMalSylv7.2, whole genome shotgun sequence contains these proteins:
- the LOC126625883 gene encoding syntaxin-22-like, translating into MSFRDLEAGRGSNYSRRGDLGTGKQDPTQAVASGIFQINTAVSTFQRLVNTIGTPKDTPELREKLHKTRLHIGQLVKDTSEKLKQVSERDHHTEVNASKKITDAKLAKDFQAVLKEFQKAQRLAAERETAYAPFVPQAVLPSSYTASEIDVNSEKSPEQRALLVESRRQEVVLLDNEIAFNEAIIEEREQGIQEIQQQIGEVNDIFKDLAILVHEQGTMIDDIGSNIEGAHAATGQAKSQLVKASKTQRSNSSLSCLLLVIFGIVLLIVIVVLAA